The following proteins come from a genomic window of Pseudomonas marvdashtae:
- the tssJ gene encoding type VI secretion system lipoprotein TssJ: MYRITVLLLKILALVSMTPMVGCVTLSPFSTMTKLDLTLIASDQLNLDLNGRPSPVVVRLFELKHPVAFENANFFSLYERAGESLSLDLLASEELELRPGETVRLRLDIAGGGRYVGVLAAYRDLPQTQWRYTLPVAAARVTEVSLILDQDGIGNFPVSLARAADL, encoded by the coding sequence ATGTATCGCATCACCGTGCTTTTACTCAAGATTCTGGCGCTTGTTTCAATGACTCCAATGGTTGGTTGCGTCACGTTGTCGCCATTCTCGACGATGACCAAGCTCGACCTCACGCTGATTGCCAGCGATCAACTCAATCTGGATTTGAATGGGCGGCCATCTCCCGTAGTGGTGCGTTTGTTTGAGCTAAAGCATCCGGTGGCCTTTGAAAACGCGAACTTCTTCAGCCTTTATGAACGTGCTGGCGAATCCCTGTCACTGGATTTGCTCGCCAGCGAAGAGTTGGAGTTGCGTCCAGGAGAAACCGTCAGGCTCAGGCTCGACATTGCAGGCGGCGGTCGTTACGTGGGTGTACTCGCAGCGTATCGTGACCTGCCGCAGACACAGTGGCGCTACACGCTGCCAGTCGCCGCGGCTCGAGTGACTGAAGTGAGTCTGATCCTTGATCAGGACGGCATCGGAAACTTTCCCGTAAGCCTCGCCAGGGCAGCCGATCTATGA
- the tagH gene encoding type VI secretion system-associated FHA domain protein TagH gives MEIVFELLKAKQFIPPDLCRQTFGPAGGVIGRGEDCDWVIPDSERLLSKRHAQVSFREGMFFLTDTSGNGISNRESGVRLSRGESIRIKDGDVYIMGRFELRARLVVDMTIGAGTSSPEPAGHHIPDDAFLDLDPLRALDQQESVFCEIDELIDPFAMPLHALGRSDRARVDMENLLLPELVEAVAEPAPFPLSDTAKPIDEEFWQRFGMSLDMDLSGLDEQDRKALAINVALLFKQSVKGLQQSLRTRSDLKCELHLARTPIQGNQRNPLKYHDDALEALLHPSAAGQLTASEAISCAFRDLQAHQLALLSASRVTLRATLEHFSPRQVVLRMERERRWLLNTSGRYWRAYSRHHQALCQDDDWTERLLARDFAKAYEEQVRLISALQHDPHG, from the coding sequence ATGGAAATAGTTTTTGAACTGCTGAAGGCCAAGCAATTCATTCCCCCTGATTTGTGCCGTCAGACGTTCGGACCGGCTGGTGGCGTCATTGGACGGGGTGAGGATTGCGATTGGGTCATTCCAGACAGTGAGCGCCTCCTGTCCAAGCGTCATGCACAGGTGAGTTTCCGGGAAGGCATGTTTTTCCTGACCGACACCAGCGGTAATGGCATCTCCAACCGTGAAAGTGGGGTGCGCCTTTCCAGAGGGGAGTCGATACGGATCAAGGACGGTGATGTCTACATCATGGGCCGATTTGAGCTACGAGCACGGCTGGTCGTAGATATGACGATCGGTGCCGGGACCAGCAGTCCGGAACCGGCAGGTCACCACATTCCGGACGATGCATTCCTTGATCTCGACCCGCTGAGGGCGCTGGACCAGCAGGAGAGTGTTTTCTGTGAAATAGATGAGTTGATTGATCCCTTTGCGATGCCCTTGCATGCCTTGGGACGTTCTGACCGGGCGCGGGTCGACATGGAAAATCTGCTATTGCCGGAACTGGTCGAAGCTGTGGCCGAGCCAGCCCCATTCCCGCTGTCGGACACAGCCAAGCCAATAGACGAAGAGTTCTGGCAGCGCTTCGGTATGTCATTGGATATGGATCTCAGTGGTCTGGATGAGCAGGACCGTAAAGCATTGGCAATCAACGTCGCGCTGTTGTTCAAGCAAAGCGTCAAAGGCCTGCAGCAAAGTCTGCGTACCCGCTCGGACCTGAAGTGCGAACTACACCTCGCCCGGACCCCCATTCAAGGTAATCAGAGAAATCCGTTGAAGTACCACGACGACGCTTTGGAGGCGTTGTTGCATCCGAGTGCGGCTGGCCAGTTGACGGCCAGCGAGGCCATTAGCTGTGCATTTCGTGACCTCCAGGCCCATCAGTTGGCCCTGCTTAGCGCCAGCCGCGTCACGTTGCGCGCAACGTTGGAGCATTTTTCCCCCCGGCAAGTAGTTCTGCGCATGGAGCGAGAGAGGCGGTGGTTACTCAACACTTCTGGTCGGTACTGGCGAGCCTATAGCCGTCATCATCAGGCGTTGTGTCAAGACGATGACTGGACCGAGCGCCTGCTGGCCCGGGATTTCGCTAAGGCTTATGAAGAACAGGTTCGCCTGATTTCCGCCCTGCAACATGACCCTCATGGATGA
- the icmH gene encoding type IVB secretion system protein IcmH/DotU: MDKENPQDETTVLLDHHGRLPASGPLTDAVAPPLIKQLEERMIYAACQPRSRIFIASLNPLVAAASGLLAQVVLLKQGRDRAELNTLKQELSLELKQFEALALRGGVEESQLVAARYVLCTVLDETVVASSWGHGSGWSQISLLSSFHNETFGGEKVFQLIDRLSKDPVKHLHMLELLYLCLSLGFEGMYRIKSRGALELEGIRDALYRSIRQVRGDISQQFSPRLESFVGVRHRPVRIVPAWAVTIFTLVFLGAMYSGFAWVLEEQRANILQLYQLPEPVIVQPLP, encoded by the coding sequence ATGGATAAGGAAAATCCTCAGGACGAAACAACCGTTCTGCTCGATCATCACGGGCGCCTTCCTGCTTCGGGGCCACTGACCGATGCTGTTGCGCCGCCGCTCATTAAACAGCTGGAAGAGCGGATGATTTATGCCGCGTGCCAGCCTCGATCTCGAATTTTCATCGCCAGCCTCAATCCGTTGGTCGCGGCCGCCTCCGGGTTGTTGGCCCAAGTAGTATTGCTCAAGCAGGGGCGCGATCGCGCCGAGCTGAACACGCTCAAGCAAGAGCTTTCCCTGGAATTGAAGCAGTTCGAAGCCCTGGCGTTGAGGGGAGGCGTTGAGGAAAGTCAGTTGGTTGCCGCCCGCTATGTGCTGTGCACCGTGCTTGATGAAACGGTGGTGGCCTCGTCGTGGGGGCATGGAAGTGGCTGGTCGCAGATTAGCTTGCTGAGCAGTTTTCACAACGAAACTTTTGGTGGCGAGAAGGTCTTCCAACTGATTGATCGCCTGTCAAAAGATCCCGTCAAGCATTTGCACATGCTGGAGTTGTTATATCTGTGCCTGTCCCTTGGCTTTGAAGGCATGTACCGGATCAAGTCCCGCGGAGCACTTGAGCTCGAAGGGATCCGTGATGCCCTTTACCGTTCCATTCGGCAGGTACGTGGCGACATCTCTCAACAATTTTCGCCTCGTTTGGAGAGCTTTGTTGGCGTGCGGCATAGGCCCGTGCGCATTGTTCCTGCCTGGGCAGTGACGATTTTCACGTTGGTCTTTCTCGGAGCGATGTACTCGGGTTTCGCCTGGGTATTGGAAGAACAACGCGCAAACATACTGCAACTCTATCAATTGCCAGAGCCGGTTATTGTTCAACCGCTGCCTTAA
- the tssK gene encoding type VI secretion system baseplate subunit TssK, whose product MSHDKVIWQEGMLLRPQHLQHNDRYFDHQLKVRTQLLSAYVWGFLALEIDVQFLNMSRLVISKASGVLPDGSLFELDGNTEPLVLEVPPNTCNTPVYLALPLMTGNHIESRRPEQTEVLARYTSYEMQVTDSNAEDAFSSQVSCGRLNFCLLLGEQKSDQVFVKLKLCEVLDTTRDGVIRLNTDFVPTFIQIKSSSYLSSCLKEVIAMLGHRGESLAERIRSNGKMGGAQVGDFMMLQMINRTELLLRHYQDLEQVHPETLYRTLLAVLGDLAAFSTDSKRPSFDNRYQHSDQGVCFRGLMQSIRQVLSMVLEQHAIELQLQVRQYGISVAPMHDFSLLDSASFVLAASASCDSEELRRRLPSHLKIGPVERIRELVNLHLPGIKIRPLPVAPRQIAFHANKTYFILEPTAEDLVQVKRSAGFAFHLSGEFGELELNFWAIRN is encoded by the coding sequence ATGAGTCACGATAAAGTCATCTGGCAGGAAGGGATGTTACTGCGACCCCAGCATCTGCAGCACAACGATCGATATTTCGATCACCAACTGAAGGTTCGCACCCAATTGCTGAGCGCTTACGTCTGGGGCTTCCTGGCGCTGGAGATAGATGTGCAGTTCCTCAACATGAGCCGGCTGGTAATCAGCAAAGCTTCGGGCGTCCTGCCAGACGGCAGCTTGTTCGAACTGGACGGTAATACCGAACCGCTAGTTTTGGAGGTGCCTCCCAATACCTGCAACACGCCGGTCTATCTAGCGCTGCCACTGATGACCGGCAATCACATCGAGTCCCGGCGTCCAGAGCAGACAGAAGTGTTGGCGCGCTATACCAGCTATGAAATGCAGGTGACTGACTCCAATGCCGAAGATGCTTTTAGCAGCCAGGTCAGCTGCGGCCGTCTGAACTTTTGTCTTCTACTGGGTGAACAGAAGAGTGACCAGGTTTTCGTGAAGCTCAAGCTCTGCGAGGTGCTTGATACGACACGCGATGGCGTGATCAGGCTCAATACGGATTTTGTTCCTACGTTTATCCAGATCAAATCCTCCAGCTATCTGTCGTCGTGTCTCAAGGAAGTCATAGCCATGCTCGGCCACCGGGGCGAGAGCCTCGCTGAGCGGATTCGCTCCAACGGGAAAATGGGCGGTGCGCAAGTCGGTGATTTCATGATGCTGCAGATGATCAACCGCACTGAATTGTTGCTGCGCCATTATCAGGACCTGGAGCAAGTTCACCCCGAAACGCTATATCGGACGCTGTTGGCTGTGTTGGGCGACTTGGCGGCTTTTTCCACGGATAGCAAGCGCCCGTCGTTTGACAACCGCTACCAGCACAGTGACCAAGGCGTATGCTTTCGGGGCCTGATGCAGTCAATTCGCCAAGTCTTGTCGATGGTGCTCGAACAGCATGCCATCGAATTGCAATTGCAGGTTCGCCAGTACGGCATCAGCGTTGCGCCGATGCATGATTTTTCTCTACTGGACTCGGCGTCGTTCGTACTGGCAGCGAGCGCCAGTTGTGACAGTGAGGAGTTGCGCCGTCGCTTGCCATCGCATCTGAAGATTGGTCCGGTGGAACGCATTCGCGAACTGGTGAACTTGCATTTGCCGGGTATTAAGATCAGACCTTTGCCGGTGGCGCCGCGGCAGATCGCGTTCCATGCCAACAAAACCTACTTCATCCTCGAACCCACTGCCGAAGACCTTGTTCAGGTAAAGCGCTCAGCAGGCTTTGCATTTCATCTTTCCGGCGAGTTCGGTGAGCTTGAGCTGAATTTTTGGGCCATCAGGAATTGA
- the tssH gene encoding type VI secretion system ATPase TssH — protein MINIDLQQLIQTLDADTRSDLERSAERCVDRGANKILIEDLLLSLLERDQGLLGRALQDAGVSASELIATLQPRTEHETSRNPVFAPELIQWLQDALLSANLELAQSMVTEAALILALLSNPVRHAGTRYQSVLARLNIERLKEFALSRQVQPGAGHLAVPTESLLERFTHNLTQQARDGKLDPVLCRDGEIRQMIDILSRRRKNNPIVVGEAGVGKTAIVEGLALRIACGEVPSGLEGVEILSLDMGLLQAGASIKGEFERRLKGVIDGVKTAPNSTILFIDEAHTLIGAGGAAGGSDAANLLKPALARGELRTIAATTWTEYKKYFEKDPALARRFQPVQLHEPTVSEAVTILRGLAQTYEASHGIYLRDDAVVAAAQLSARYLAGRQLPDKAIDVLDTACARVRISLAVAPQRLERMRAELVEGERQCQALRRDATAGLSIDLQALQALQVQLATTDEERLALEAQWTEQRILVERLLSLRRQLAAARENRTEFPQEVETLDAALHETYDALVIAQAKERLVSFEVCPRLVAEVINAWTGIPLAQLACEHNIKITRFAADLRTRIRGQEPAVQALDRAMRAVAAGLNKPEAPAGVFLLVGPSGVGKTETALALADLLYGGDRFITTLNMAEFQEKHTVSRLIGAPPGYVGFGEGGMLTEAVRQRPYSVILLDEVEKADPDVLNLFYQIFDKGLANDGEGREINFRNTLILMTSNLGSECISKLCQSDARPSAERLEEAIRPLLSRHFKPALLARMCVVPYYPVSGAVLRELVELKLGRLGERLKRRQLGFSFCVRLVDHLVERCTRSESGARFIDHLLDLHLMPWLADGLLAAMEVGEKPRHVHATLDDQARVACEFA, from the coding sequence ATGATCAACATAGACCTCCAGCAGCTTATCCAGACGCTTGATGCCGATACCCGAAGCGACTTGGAGCGCTCGGCCGAGCGATGCGTGGATCGTGGTGCAAACAAGATCCTGATTGAAGACCTGTTGCTGAGCCTACTCGAGCGTGACCAGGGCCTGCTTGGACGCGCCTTGCAAGATGCAGGAGTAAGCGCAAGTGAGCTGATCGCCACGCTGCAGCCACGGACGGAACATGAAACTTCACGTAATCCGGTATTTGCCCCTGAGCTGATCCAATGGCTGCAGGATGCGCTTTTGTCGGCCAACCTCGAACTGGCCCAGAGCATGGTCACTGAGGCTGCTTTGATTCTGGCGCTGCTGAGTAACCCGGTGCGCCATGCAGGCACTCGTTACCAGTCCGTGCTTGCCCGTTTGAACATAGAACGATTGAAAGAATTCGCCTTGTCACGACAGGTTCAGCCGGGGGCAGGACATCTCGCTGTCCCGACCGAGTCGCTTTTGGAACGCTTCACCCACAACCTTACCCAGCAGGCCCGTGACGGCAAGCTGGACCCGGTGCTTTGTCGGGACGGGGAAATCAGGCAGATGATCGACATCCTCTCTCGACGCCGCAAAAACAACCCGATAGTGGTCGGTGAAGCCGGGGTCGGCAAGACTGCCATCGTAGAGGGGCTGGCCTTGCGCATCGCCTGCGGAGAAGTCCCGTCCGGGCTCGAGGGGGTGGAGATCCTGTCGTTGGACATGGGCCTCCTGCAGGCCGGCGCTAGTATCAAAGGGGAGTTCGAACGTCGTCTCAAAGGAGTGATCGATGGGGTCAAGACGGCGCCCAATAGCACTATTCTATTCATCGACGAAGCCCACACGCTGATCGGTGCGGGTGGCGCCGCCGGCGGTTCTGATGCGGCTAACCTGCTCAAGCCAGCTTTGGCGAGGGGCGAACTGCGCACTATCGCAGCTACCACTTGGACCGAGTACAAGAAATATTTCGAGAAGGACCCTGCTCTTGCCCGCCGTTTCCAGCCGGTGCAATTGCACGAACCGACTGTCAGTGAAGCGGTGACCATCCTCCGTGGTCTGGCCCAGACCTATGAGGCGAGCCACGGTATCTATCTGCGTGACGATGCCGTGGTCGCGGCGGCGCAGCTATCGGCTCGCTATTTGGCCGGTCGCCAGCTGCCAGACAAGGCTATCGATGTGCTTGATACCGCCTGTGCTCGCGTGCGTATCAGCCTCGCCGTCGCTCCGCAACGCCTTGAGCGCATGCGCGCAGAGCTGGTCGAAGGCGAGCGGCAGTGTCAGGCGTTGCGTCGTGATGCGACAGCGGGCTTGTCGATTGATCTTCAGGCTTTGCAGGCGCTGCAGGTGCAATTGGCAACCACTGATGAGGAGCGCCTCGCGCTGGAAGCTCAATGGACTGAACAACGAATTCTGGTCGAGCGCCTGCTATCGCTGCGTCGGCAATTGGCTGCGGCGCGGGAAAACAGGACGGAGTTTCCTCAGGAGGTCGAAACGCTGGACGCGGCGTTGCACGAAACCTACGACGCATTAGTGATTGCACAGGCCAAGGAACGCCTGGTCAGCTTTGAGGTGTGCCCGCGTCTGGTGGCCGAAGTGATCAATGCCTGGACGGGCATACCGTTGGCTCAGCTGGCTTGCGAGCACAACATTAAAATCACGCGTTTCGCGGCTGATTTGCGCACTCGCATCAGGGGCCAGGAACCGGCCGTGCAGGCGCTTGATCGAGCGATGCGTGCGGTTGCAGCTGGCTTGAACAAACCCGAGGCTCCCGCGGGCGTGTTTCTGCTGGTAGGGCCCAGCGGCGTCGGCAAGACCGAAACGGCGTTGGCCCTGGCTGACCTGCTTTATGGGGGTGATCGCTTCATCACAACGCTCAACATGGCCGAGTTTCAGGAGAAACATACCGTTTCGCGGCTGATAGGCGCGCCGCCAGGCTATGTTGGCTTTGGCGAGGGCGGCATGCTCACCGAAGCTGTTCGACAGCGACCCTATTCAGTCATCTTGCTCGATGAGGTCGAAAAGGCCGACCCGGATGTGCTGAATCTGTTCTACCAGATCTTTGATAAGGGCCTGGCCAATGACGGCGAAGGGCGGGAGATCAATTTTCGCAACACGCTGATTCTGATGACGTCGAATCTGGGCAGCGAATGCATCAGCAAATTGTGCCAGAGCGACGCACGACCGAGTGCCGAGCGCCTTGAAGAGGCTATTCGGCCCCTGCTCTCCAGGCATTTCAAGCCTGCACTCCTGGCGCGTATGTGTGTGGTGCCGTACTACCCCGTAAGCGGCGCGGTATTGCGCGAGCTGGTGGAGCTGAAGTTGGGTCGTTTGGGCGAACGGTTGAAGCGTCGGCAGTTGGGCTTCAGTTTCTGCGTGCGACTTGTGGACCACCTGGTCGAGCGCTGCACTCGAAGTGAAAGTGGCGCGCGGTTCATTGACCACTTGCTCGATTTGCATTTGATGCCTTGGCTGGCTGATGGCTTGCTCGCCGCCATGGAGGTCGGCGAAAAACCGCGGCATGTACACGCCACTCTGGATGACCAGGCTCGCGTAGCCTGTGAGTTCGCTTGA
- the tssG gene encoding type VI secretion system baseplate subunit TssG codes for MVTPHGTAAASLSALTKGIREYSLFQAVLLIIDRLREAHPQLDDEALYDLLEFQANPSLGFPASDIERVVFFEEHGQTRARLSLNLISLVGTGSPLPAFYGEQALSEGDDNPTRQFLDLLHHRLQRLMLPIWRKYRYCASFQNGAQDPFSEQLFALIGLRGEEIRKATQLNWKRLLPYLGLLSLRAHSAALIEAVLRYYFKHPELHLEQCVERRVNILGEQRSCLGSANSLLSEDLVLGERVRDRSGKFRIHIGALDWQRFHEFLPIGVGYQPLCALVRFILRDPLEYDIRLVLRQEELRELSIGERNTCRLGWTSWLGHEHADGVVILGSNIIRNE; via the coding sequence ATGGTTACCCCGCATGGGACAGCAGCCGCTTCTTTAAGCGCGCTGACGAAGGGTATCCGCGAATACTCGTTATTTCAGGCGGTGCTGCTGATTATAGATCGGCTGCGCGAGGCCCACCCCCAGCTGGACGACGAAGCACTCTACGACCTGTTGGAGTTCCAGGCTAACCCGAGTCTTGGATTTCCTGCCAGCGATATCGAGCGGGTGGTGTTTTTTGAGGAGCATGGGCAGACGCGAGCTCGTCTGAGCCTGAATCTGATCAGCCTGGTAGGCACGGGATCACCATTACCGGCGTTCTACGGTGAGCAAGCGTTGAGCGAGGGGGATGATAATCCGACTCGCCAATTCCTTGATCTTCTTCATCATCGGCTGCAACGGCTGATGCTACCGATCTGGCGCAAATATCGTTATTGCGCCAGTTTTCAAAATGGCGCCCAGGACCCGTTTTCCGAGCAACTGTTCGCCCTGATAGGCCTGCGGGGCGAAGAGATACGCAAGGCCACTCAACTGAACTGGAAGCGCCTGCTGCCCTACCTCGGCCTGTTGAGCCTGCGGGCTCACTCTGCGGCCTTGATAGAAGCGGTACTGCGTTATTACTTCAAGCACCCCGAGCTCCACCTCGAACAGTGCGTTGAGCGCCGGGTGAACATTCTGGGTGAGCAGCGCAGTTGTTTGGGAAGCGCCAACAGTTTGTTGAGCGAAGACTTGGTGCTGGGCGAGCGGGTTCGTGACCGCAGCGGCAAATTCCGGATTCACATCGGTGCGCTGGATTGGCAGCGTTTTCACGAGTTTCTGCCGATCGGCGTGGGTTACCAGCCACTGTGCGCATTGGTGCGATTTATCCTGCGCGACCCCCTCGAATATGACATTCGCCTGGTCTTGCGACAGGAGGAATTACGGGAGCTAAGCATCGGGGAACGAAACACCTGCCGCTTGGGATGGACCAGTTGGCTGGGGCATGAACACGCCGATGGCGTGGTGATCCTTGGCAGTAACATCATCAGGAACGAATGA
- a CDS encoding sigma-54 interaction domain-containing protein → MLLAHVSQPLAYAEALLGQLSSLSRSVDDATLLGDFVQGAARLSGCELAQLYLLDATGPSLEINSECLDGRLQFRESLPCNYYDEQLLQFSLCQNRVVCLDALSGSVHNTRFLPVRAAPWQSLLCVPLVTAPGVIKGLLLCASVKHIDLCGFAESLGLLGAFALSQIHLLQRQHRPASKTLPIANNVPSASGYGLIGRSAAMRQTCLLVSKVINSPYTVLLCGETGTGKEVVARAVHDYGPRRSEAFIVQNCAALPEHLLESELFGYRKGAFTGADRDRIGLFDAADKGTLLLDEIGDMPLSLQAKLLRVLQEGEVRPLGSNHTHKIDVRIIAATHRDLKLLMSEGKFREDLYYRLAQFPIQLPALRQRGPDITELARHFAEKACALLQRDRLGWSDAALAHLTDYSFPGNIRELKGIVERAVLLCEGGELQVEHFALHNKNPPDQGPLSLREQMEQIERNLVIDCLRKNDGNQTIAARQLGLPRRTLQYRMSRLKIRRKDAKD, encoded by the coding sequence ATGCTTTTGGCTCATGTGTCGCAACCGCTGGCGTATGCCGAAGCCTTGTTGGGACAGCTTTCCAGTCTTTCGAGATCAGTTGACGATGCGACGTTGCTCGGAGACTTCGTCCAGGGTGCGGCGCGGCTAAGCGGTTGTGAACTGGCTCAGTTGTATTTGCTGGACGCCACGGGGCCTAGCCTCGAAATCAACAGTGAGTGCCTTGACGGTCGGTTGCAATTTCGTGAGAGCCTGCCTTGCAATTATTACGATGAACAGTTGCTGCAGTTTTCGCTATGCCAGAATCGTGTGGTATGCCTTGATGCGTTGAGCGGTAGCGTGCACAACACGCGTTTCCTACCGGTCCGCGCCGCGCCGTGGCAGTCGCTGCTGTGCGTGCCGCTTGTCACGGCACCGGGCGTTATCAAAGGTCTGTTGCTCTGTGCCAGCGTCAAGCACATCGACCTCTGCGGATTTGCTGAATCCTTGGGGCTACTGGGGGCGTTTGCGCTCAGTCAGATTCATCTGTTGCAACGTCAGCATCGCCCTGCCAGCAAAACCCTGCCCATTGCAAACAACGTCCCGAGTGCTTCCGGTTATGGACTGATTGGTAGGAGCGCGGCGATGCGCCAGACCTGCCTGTTGGTCAGTAAGGTCATCAACAGTCCTTACACCGTCCTGCTGTGTGGCGAGACGGGCACTGGCAAGGAAGTGGTGGCCCGTGCTGTCCATGATTACGGTCCACGTCGCTCCGAGGCATTTATCGTCCAGAACTGCGCGGCGCTCCCGGAACATCTGCTCGAAAGCGAGCTGTTCGGTTACCGCAAAGGGGCATTCACTGGTGCGGATCGAGACCGCATCGGATTATTCGATGCGGCGGACAAGGGCACGTTGTTGCTCGATGAAATCGGCGACATGCCCTTATCTCTCCAGGCCAAGCTGCTACGAGTTTTGCAGGAAGGTGAAGTCCGTCCGTTGGGATCCAACCACACGCATAAAATTGACGTTCGCATCATTGCCGCCACCCATCGGGACCTGAAGCTCTTGATGAGTGAGGGTAAGTTCCGCGAAGACCTTTACTACCGCCTTGCACAGTTTCCGATCCAGTTGCCGGCGCTACGCCAGCGCGGCCCCGACATCACTGAATTGGCACGACACTTTGCCGAAAAGGCTTGTGCACTCTTGCAACGAGATCGTTTGGGTTGGTCCGACGCGGCACTGGCTCATCTGACTGATTACAGTTTTCCAGGAAACATACGTGAACTCAAAGGCATCGTGGAACGAGCCGTGCTTTTGTGCGAGGGCGGCGAGCTGCAGGTAGAGCATTTTGCACTGCACAACAAAAACCCACCCGACCAGGGACCTTTAAGCCTTCGCGAACAGATGGAGCAAATCGAACGCAACCTGGTGATTGATTGCCTGCGCAAGAACGACGGCAACCAGACCATTGCTGCCCGCCAACTTGGTCTGCCGCGCCGCACGCTGCAGTACCGAATGAGCCGTCTGAAAATACGCCGAAAGGATGCCAAGGATTGA
- a CDS encoding type VI secretion protein, with amino-acid sequence MPARSCPTVLLAFVVLFGLGGCSSNFKFSDSDYRPLGDPQAVNRGK; translated from the coding sequence ATGCCTGCTCGTTCATGTCCAACCGTCCTGCTGGCCTTCGTCGTGTTGTTCGGCCTCGGAGGTTGTAGCAGCAACTTCAAATTTTCCGACAGCGATTATCGCCCCCTGGGTGATCCGCAAGCGGTCAATCGCGGCAAGTGA